In Streptomyces sp. NBC_01439, the following are encoded in one genomic region:
- a CDS encoding C1 family peptidase, protein MPEESVQSVGELRAQLARQGARWSVLEHLADEEPVPRPSLGLEPGANLTTAEDAGVIDLPGTIGRASGNPHLTRRRAAHGLLPGVRGAAAAARPTAVDWRSRWGWPWITKVKDQNPCGSCWAFGATGLVESMARIEHDVWAERSEGDVHDGLRFSCGQGSNPETALDWIKANGGLADPDCWPYSTPPAGLPAARRDAWRAEYTPSWDRSGRTVRITDYVRLGDVEQQKVWLDTVGPLTACFDVYDDFFGLGSGVYHRTSDHLAGGHCVLIVGYDDAAGCWLFKNSWGTGYHVGGYGRIAYGEVNIDYWAKCGLRGTNPDPWTKRRLHTGNVYESGNGRAHRNFELLATAPGDRLQHWWREGDSPFAWARAGTFAADASGQPAFTGTTYNRNMESLHVTTGGRLRHWYYEQSGGAWRDGGLFGPGDAAVGSTPAFIQSDYGKPGNFEVVVRTADGRLNHWWRINGAPWTWNDGGRFASGIAHYGPALVQTRGRHLDLVATRTDGRMQLWWRDDPNGFTWRAGEVFGSAAAAVSAPCLIEGQFGAADEDTAGNYELCVAVADGRVEHWWRGNAGGSPWRRSAVFGHDVVSVTGMLQGSFGFNLEVVVLRTDRRLQHYWRDGAGWHEGSVIGPV, encoded by the coding sequence ATGCCGGAGGAGTCTGTCCAGTCGGTGGGCGAGCTGCGTGCGCAGCTCGCCCGGCAGGGGGCGCGCTGGTCGGTCCTGGAGCACCTCGCCGACGAGGAGCCCGTGCCGCGGCCTTCGCTCGGTCTGGAGCCCGGGGCGAACCTGACCACTGCCGAAGACGCGGGGGTGATCGACCTCCCGGGGACGATCGGCCGCGCGAGCGGCAATCCGCACCTGACCCGGCGCCGCGCCGCCCACGGGCTGCTGCCCGGGGTCCGGGGGGCGGCCGCTGCGGCCCGGCCCACCGCCGTGGACTGGCGCAGCCGCTGGGGCTGGCCGTGGATCACCAAGGTGAAGGACCAGAACCCGTGCGGTTCCTGCTGGGCCTTCGGCGCCACCGGCTTGGTGGAGTCCATGGCCCGGATCGAGCACGACGTGTGGGCGGAGCGCTCGGAGGGGGACGTCCACGACGGCCTGCGCTTCAGCTGCGGCCAGGGCAGCAATCCGGAGACCGCCCTCGACTGGATCAAGGCGAACGGCGGACTCGCGGACCCGGACTGCTGGCCGTACAGCACCCCGCCCGCGGGGCTCCCGGCCGCCCGCCGCGACGCCTGGCGCGCCGAGTACACGCCCAGCTGGGACCGGTCCGGCCGGACCGTCCGGATCACCGACTACGTCCGGCTCGGCGACGTGGAGCAGCAGAAGGTCTGGCTGGACACGGTCGGCCCGCTGACGGCCTGCTTCGACGTGTACGACGACTTCTTCGGCCTCGGCTCCGGCGTGTACCACCGTACGAGCGACCATCTCGCGGGCGGCCACTGCGTGTTGATCGTCGGATACGACGACGCGGCCGGCTGCTGGCTGTTCAAGAACTCCTGGGGGACGGGCTACCACGTCGGCGGCTACGGCCGGATCGCCTACGGCGAGGTCAACATCGACTACTGGGCCAAGTGCGGCCTGCGCGGCACCAACCCCGACCCGTGGACCAAGCGCCGCCTGCACACCGGCAACGTCTACGAGAGCGGCAACGGCCGCGCCCACCGCAACTTCGAGCTGCTCGCCACCGCCCCCGGAGACCGCCTCCAGCACTGGTGGCGCGAGGGCGATTCCCCGTTCGCCTGGGCCCGTGCGGGGACCTTCGCCGCCGACGCCTCCGGCCAGCCCGCTTTCACCGGCACCACCTACAACCGCAACATGGAGTCCCTGCACGTGACCACCGGCGGCCGGCTGCGCCACTGGTACTACGAGCAGTCCGGCGGGGCCTGGCGCGACGGCGGCCTCTTCGGGCCGGGCGACGCGGCCGTCGGGTCGACCCCGGCGTTCATCCAGAGCGACTACGGCAAGCCGGGCAACTTCGAGGTCGTCGTACGGACCGCCGACGGCCGCCTCAACCACTGGTGGCGGATCAACGGCGCCCCCTGGACCTGGAACGACGGCGGCCGGTTCGCCTCCGGCATCGCCCACTACGGGCCCGCCCTCGTCCAGACCCGCGGCCGCCACCTCGACCTCGTCGCCACCCGCACCGACGGCCGCATGCAGCTGTGGTGGCGCGACGATCCGAACGGCTTCACCTGGCGGGCGGGGGAGGTCTTCGGCAGTGCCGCGGCGGCCGTCTCCGCGCCCTGCCTGATCGAGGGGCAGTTCGGGGCCGCGGACGAGGACACCGCCGGGAACTACGAGTTGTGCGTGGCCGTCGCCGACGGCCGCGTGGAGCACTGGTGGCGCGGCAACGCGGGCGGCTCGCCCTGGCGGCGCAGCGCGGTCTTCGGGCACGACGTGGTCTCCGTCACCGGGATGCTCCAGGGCAGTTTCGGGTTCAACCTGGAAGTGGTCGTCCTGCGCACCGACCGCCGCCTCCAGCACTACTGGCGCGACGGCGCGGGCTGGCACGAGGGGTCGGTGATCGGCCCCGTCTGA
- a CDS encoding TetR/AcrR family transcriptional regulator C-terminal domain-containing protein — translation MTQTTGAAGDPPYLRIVAAIRRRIADGELAPGDRVPSTRQIAAQWGVALATATKALTTLRLEGLVEARPRIGTVVAGSASADPGAPAAPAARRRASPAPDTEPELTLERIVRAAVEIADAEGLAALSMRGVAARLGVAAMSTYRYVPSKEDLVLLMADAAYGEAHPADAYAGAPEDWRARIEAGGRTLWQLYRKHPWLARVGSLTRPLLVPNLLVHGEWMLSALDGRGLDPTTLFDIHVLLYSHVHGLAVHLELEADAEATTGQSEDQWMDSRAPVLQELMDSGRFPTFAKVVRSFEDGYDLRLDALFDLGLGALLDGLTPVVEG, via the coding sequence GTGACGCAGACCACAGGAGCAGCCGGCGATCCGCCCTACCTGCGCATCGTCGCCGCGATCCGGCGGCGCATCGCGGACGGGGAACTCGCCCCCGGGGACCGGGTCCCCTCCACCCGGCAGATCGCCGCACAATGGGGCGTCGCGCTCGCCACCGCCACCAAGGCGCTGACCACCCTGCGCCTGGAGGGCCTGGTCGAGGCCCGCCCCCGGATCGGCACGGTCGTCGCCGGGAGCGCATCCGCCGACCCCGGCGCCCCCGCCGCACCGGCGGCCCGCAGGCGCGCCTCGCCCGCCCCGGACACCGAGCCGGAGCTGACCCTCGAACGGATCGTCCGCGCCGCCGTCGAGATCGCCGATGCCGAAGGGCTCGCGGCGCTCTCCATGCGCGGTGTCGCGGCCCGGCTCGGTGTCGCGGCGATGTCGACCTACCGGTACGTGCCGAGCAAGGAGGACCTGGTCCTGCTCATGGCCGACGCCGCGTACGGCGAGGCCCACCCCGCCGACGCCTACGCCGGCGCCCCCGAGGACTGGCGGGCGCGCATCGAGGCGGGCGGCCGGACCTTGTGGCAGCTGTACCGCAAACACCCGTGGCTGGCCCGGGTCGGCTCCCTCACCCGCCCGTTGCTGGTGCCCAACCTGCTGGTCCACGGCGAGTGGATGCTGAGCGCCCTCGACGGACGCGGGCTCGACCCGACCACCCTCTTCGACATCCACGTCCTGCTCTACAGCCACGTGCACGGCCTGGCGGTCCACCTGGAGTTGGAGGCCGACGCCGAGGCGACCACCGGCCAGTCGGAGGACCAGTGGATGGACAGCCGCGCCCCCGTCCTCCAGGAACTGATGGACTCCGGCCGCTTCCCGACCTTCGCCAAGGTGGTCAGATCCTTCGAGGACGGCTACGACCTGCGGCTGGACGCGCTCTTCGACCTCGGCCTGGGGGCCCTCCTGGACGGCCTGACCCCCGTCGTCGAGGGCTGA
- a CDS encoding MFS transporter has product MPADPPGGRKAVAVWGIGVAVYFVAVIFRTSLGVAGLDAADRFHVGASALATFSLLQLLVYAGMQIPVGLMVDRLGTKKVLTLGAVLFTAGQLGFALSPSYGMALAARALLGCGDAMTFISVLRLGTRWFPARRGPLMAQLAGLVGMAGNLVSTLVLAPVLHGVGWTAAFAGSAAAGLVVLVPLVLFLRDHPEGYGPAPRAAGAPGVPGAPGGFVRRQIRESWAEPGTRLGLWVHFTTQFPAMVFLLLWGMPFLVEAQGLPRTTAGGLLTLVVASNMVLGLVYGQLVGRRQSARIPLALGTVGLTALLWASVLAFPGGRAPMWLLVTLCLVLGGCGPASMIGFDFARPANPAERQGTASGITNMGGFIASMTTLLTVGILLDATGDNYRVAFCTVFVLQALGVISILRLRPLALSREAARGRVTVPVPAPEPASGACLLPETAGREAP; this is encoded by the coding sequence ATGCCCGCCGACCCGCCGGGCGGCCGGAAGGCCGTCGCCGTGTGGGGCATCGGCGTCGCCGTCTACTTCGTGGCGGTGATCTTCCGTACCAGCCTGGGCGTGGCCGGCCTGGACGCCGCCGACCGCTTCCACGTGGGCGCCTCGGCGCTGGCCACCTTCTCCCTCCTCCAGCTGCTGGTCTACGCGGGCATGCAGATACCGGTGGGCCTGATGGTCGACCGGCTCGGCACCAAGAAGGTGCTGACCCTGGGCGCGGTGCTCTTCACCGCCGGCCAGCTCGGCTTCGCGCTGTCGCCCTCCTACGGGATGGCGCTCGCCGCGCGGGCGCTGCTGGGCTGCGGCGACGCGATGACCTTCATATCGGTGCTGCGGCTGGGCACCCGCTGGTTCCCGGCCCGGCGCGGGCCGCTGATGGCTCAGCTGGCCGGGCTGGTCGGCATGGCGGGCAACCTCGTCTCCACCCTCGTCCTCGCCCCTGTCCTGCACGGGGTCGGCTGGACCGCCGCCTTCGCGGGCAGCGCCGCGGCGGGTCTGGTGGTCCTGGTGCCGCTGGTGCTGTTCCTGCGGGACCACCCGGAGGGATACGGGCCCGCACCGCGCGCCGCCGGGGCTCCGGGGGTTCCGGGGGCTCCGGGGGGCTTCGTGCGCCGCCAGATCCGGGAGTCCTGGGCCGAACCCGGCACCCGGCTCGGCCTGTGGGTGCACTTCACCACGCAGTTCCCCGCGATGGTCTTCCTGCTGCTGTGGGGCATGCCCTTCCTGGTCGAGGCGCAGGGGCTGCCGCGGACCACCGCGGGCGGGCTGCTGACGCTGGTCGTCGCCTCGAACATGGTGCTCGGCCTCGTCTACGGCCAGCTCGTCGGCCGCCGCCAGTCCGCGCGGATCCCGCTCGCCCTGGGCACGGTCGGCCTCACCGCCCTGTTGTGGGCGTCGGTCCTCGCCTTCCCGGGCGGGCGCGCGCCGATGTGGCTGCTGGTCACCCTGTGCCTGGTCCTGGGCGGGTGCGGGCCGGCGTCGATGATCGGCTTCGACTTCGCCCGCCCGGCCAATCCGGCGGAGCGCCAGGGCACCGCCTCCGGCATCACGAACATGGGCGGCTTCATCGCGTCCATGACCACCCTGCTGACGGTCGGCATCCTGTTGGACGCCACCGGCGACAACTACCGCGTCGCCTTCTGCACGGTCTTCGTCCTCCAAGCGCTGGGAGTGATCAGCATCTTGCGCCTGCGGCCCCTGGCCCTGTCCCGTGAGGCCGCCCGGGGCCGCGTCACCGTCCCCGTCCCCGCGCCGGAGCCGGCGTCCGGTGCGTGTCTCCTCCCGGAAACAGCAGGGCGCGAGGCGCCGTAG
- a CDS encoding carbon-nitrogen family hydrolase gives MRASLIQIAVNEGESVSSRRVRMAELVREQAGSDLVVLPELWPVGAFAYEQFETEAEPLDGPTYEAMSKAARDAGVWLHAGSVVERAGDGSLYNTALVLSPTGELAATYRKIHRFGFDQGEAVLMSAGDSLTTVTLPEQTLGIATCYDLRFPELFRGLVDAGATTMVVAAGWPARRRSHWTLLARARAVEDQCYVLACGLAGTHAGVEQAGHSLVVDPWGEVLAEAGPGEEVLTVDLDPAKVPDTRSQFPALKDRRLGR, from the coding sequence GTGCGCGCCTCGCTGATCCAAATCGCAGTGAACGAGGGCGAGTCGGTGTCTTCCCGACGCGTCCGCATGGCCGAACTCGTACGGGAGCAGGCGGGCTCCGATCTCGTCGTCCTGCCGGAGCTGTGGCCGGTCGGCGCGTTCGCCTACGAGCAGTTCGAGACCGAGGCCGAACCGCTGGACGGCCCGACCTACGAGGCCATGTCGAAGGCGGCGCGCGACGCCGGCGTCTGGCTGCACGCGGGTTCGGTCGTGGAGCGCGCCGGCGACGGCTCCCTCTACAACACCGCCCTCGTCCTCTCCCCGACGGGCGAGCTCGCCGCCACCTACCGGAAGATCCACCGCTTCGGCTTCGACCAGGGCGAGGCGGTGCTGATGTCGGCCGGGGACTCCCTGACCACGGTGACCCTGCCGGAGCAGACCCTCGGCATCGCCACCTGCTACGACCTGCGCTTCCCGGAGCTGTTCCGCGGCCTGGTCGACGCCGGGGCCACCACGATGGTCGTCGCGGCGGGCTGGCCCGCCCGCCGCCGCTCGCACTGGACCCTGCTGGCCCGGGCGCGCGCCGTGGAGGACCAGTGCTACGTCCTGGCGTGCGGGCTGGCCGGCACCCACGCGGGCGTGGAGCAGGCCGGGCACAGCCTGGTGGTCGACCCGTGGGGCGAGGTGCTGGCCGAGGCGGGTCCCGGCGAGGAGGTCCTCACCGTGGACCTGGACCCGGCCAAGGTCCCCGACACCCGCTCCCAGTTCCCGGCCCTGAAGGACCGCCGCCTGGGCCGCTGA
- a CDS encoding DUF1266 domain-containing protein codes for MGTWSAPSAIERELYGAKSSGDWAAYFDVLARSPLYVAQSRARSDAHPDSVFFHATPDRMLVVHTAGMLPAPTPETVYESRSLRWFAKVWAADDPAFLAVNPGSPSEAYLTTTPADLARWRAHAEAAPHYGLPEGKVHALFTGGPLHGPVAHGLAVGGHLAVTNGEFWNSLAYHGSGYQYERRRVAKSWSITDRSDWLFTLETLLDRGMVSPVWEYALRVRRALASDFAGPVDIEHWRHAAEASLRRSAERAAEPQLTPDGVTVAQPRPVAEIEGEIAGVKRLIGRITRYEQRFRADGLLPGDGWVRSVEGWDIGRASQMARWGVGCRYGTVAEAEKAVLRAGEAARDAYRSWAEFSAGYVLGRCLHFDEEEFGTWYTTALAAHLALTTDPASPWLNIPWN; via the coding sequence ATGGGGACGTGGAGCGCGCCGAGCGCCATCGAGAGAGAGCTGTACGGGGCCAAGTCCTCCGGCGACTGGGCCGCGTACTTCGACGTACTGGCCCGTTCGCCGCTGTACGTGGCGCAGTCCCGCGCGCGGTCCGACGCACACCCCGACTCGGTGTTCTTCCACGCCACCCCGGACCGGATGCTCGTCGTCCACACCGCCGGAATGCTGCCCGCCCCCACCCCCGAGACGGTCTACGAGTCGCGCAGCCTGCGCTGGTTCGCCAAGGTCTGGGCCGCCGACGACCCCGCCTTCCTCGCCGTCAACCCGGGCTCCCCCAGCGAGGCCTACCTCACGACCACCCCCGCCGACCTGGCCCGCTGGCGCGCCCATGCGGAGGCCGCCCCCCACTACGGCCTGCCCGAGGGCAAGGTCCACGCCCTGTTCACCGGCGGCCCGCTGCACGGGCCCGTCGCCCACGGCCTCGCCGTCGGCGGTCATCTCGCCGTCACCAACGGTGAGTTCTGGAACTCCCTCGCCTACCACGGCAGCGGCTACCAGTACGAACGCCGCCGCGTCGCGAAGAGCTGGAGCATCACCGACCGGTCCGACTGGCTCTTCACCCTGGAGACGCTGTTGGACCGCGGGATGGTCAGCCCCGTCTGGGAGTACGCGCTCCGCGTTCGCCGGGCCCTCGCCTCCGACTTCGCCGGGCCGGTGGACATCGAGCACTGGCGGCACGCCGCCGAGGCGAGCCTGCGCCGCAGCGCCGAACGCGCCGCCGAGCCGCAACTCACCCCCGACGGGGTCACCGTCGCCCAGCCGCGGCCGGTCGCCGAGATCGAGGGGGAGATAGCCGGCGTCAAACGCCTCATCGGCCGGATCACCCGCTACGAGCAGCGCTTCCGGGCCGACGGCCTGCTCCCCGGAGACGGCTGGGTCCGCTCCGTGGAGGGCTGGGACATCGGCCGGGCCTCACAGATGGCCCGCTGGGGCGTCGGCTGCCGCTACGGGACCGTCGCCGAGGCCGAGAAGGCCGTACTGCGCGCCGGGGAGGCGGCGCGCGACGCGTACCGCTCGTGGGCGGAGTTCTCCGCCGGGTACGTCCTCGGCCGGTGCCTGCACTTCGACGAGGAGGAGTTCGGCACCTGGTACACGACCGCCCTCGCCGCCCACCTCGCGCTGACGACCGACCCGGCCAGCCCCTGGCTCAACATCCCCTGGAACTAG
- a CDS encoding maleylpyruvate isomerase family mycothiol-dependent enzyme codes for MTVQPHPALQPYADAWTHSIEAISELVLPLTEGEWNRATPCPGWSVRDVVSHIIGIECEQLGDPRPIHTVARDLRHVVDEFSRYMEVQVDVRRHHTAPEMTSELEYTVIRRSRQLRNEKRDPATMVRGPLGDQVTLEQALRLRAFDVWIHEQDLRAALGTPGNWDSPGAYVARDLLLAGLPKVVAKRAGAPANSAVVIDVHGQLEFMRTVRVDAEGRGTVDKSPSLGPAVTLTLDWETYVRLAAGRVRAHTVADRVKVEGDVELANAILTQFSVTP; via the coding sequence TTGACCGTCCAGCCGCATCCCGCCCTCCAGCCCTATGCCGACGCGTGGACACACTCCATCGAGGCGATATCCGAGTTGGTCCTCCCCCTGACGGAGGGCGAGTGGAACCGGGCGACGCCGTGTCCCGGCTGGTCGGTCCGTGATGTCGTGTCGCACATCATCGGCATCGAGTGCGAGCAGCTCGGGGACCCCCGGCCGATCCACACCGTGGCACGGGACCTGCGGCACGTGGTGGACGAGTTCAGCCGGTACATGGAGGTGCAGGTCGACGTGCGGCGCCACCACACCGCGCCGGAAATGACCTCGGAGCTGGAGTACACGGTGATCCGGCGCTCCCGGCAGCTGCGGAACGAGAAGCGGGATCCGGCCACGATGGTCCGCGGGCCGCTCGGTGACCAGGTGACGCTGGAGCAGGCGCTGCGGCTGCGGGCCTTCGACGTGTGGATCCACGAGCAGGACCTGCGGGCGGCGCTGGGGACCCCGGGGAACTGGGATTCGCCGGGCGCGTACGTGGCGCGGGACCTCCTGCTGGCCGGGCTGCCGAAGGTGGTGGCCAAGCGGGCCGGCGCGCCGGCGAACTCGGCCGTGGTCATCGACGTCCACGGCCAGCTGGAATTCATGCGGACGGTACGGGTGGACGCGGAGGGCCGCGGCACGGTGGACAAGTCGCCGTCGCTGGGCCCGGCGGTGACCCTGACGCTGGACTGGGAGACGTACGTCCGCCTGGCGGCGGGCCGGGTCCGGGCGCACACCGTGGCGGACCGGGTGAAGGTGGAGGGCGACGTGGAACTGGCAAACGCCATCCTCACGCAGTTCTCCGTGACCCCGTAG
- a CDS encoding FAD-dependent monooxygenase: MRTVLISGGGIAGPVLAHLLHRHGFEPTVVERAPGVRGGGQAVDIRGVALDVVERVGLLEGASRVRTRMRGMSILGPGGSEVGRSTEATFSSGRLDSEDIEVLREDLVRMVHEHTRTDVEYVFGDTITALQEDGSGVRVEFAHAAPRTFDLVVGADGLHSTVRRLAFGPEEDYAHHLGSYLSVFGADNFLGLEDWQMWLRDGDMGFGIMPVRDNTELRIAFGFESAPLAPELRTVEALRRTVVDRLETVRWEGARLAEAARKTPDFYCDAMAQIRMDRWSRGRIALLGDASYCPSPLSGQGTSLALVGAHVLADSLAQTPGDHFAAYARYEERMRPFVDLNQALATENPGGPASEESVERAKNAISLDG, from the coding sequence GTGCGGACCGTACTCATCTCCGGCGGCGGCATCGCGGGTCCCGTCCTCGCCCACCTCCTGCACCGCCACGGCTTCGAGCCCACCGTCGTCGAACGTGCCCCGGGCGTGCGCGGCGGCGGGCAGGCCGTGGACATCCGCGGCGTCGCGCTCGACGTCGTGGAGCGCGTGGGGTTGCTCGAGGGGGCGAGCCGCGTCCGCACCCGGATGCGCGGCATGTCGATCCTCGGCCCCGGCGGCAGCGAGGTCGGCCGCTCCACCGAGGCGACCTTCAGCAGCGGCCGGCTCGACAGCGAGGACATCGAGGTGCTGCGCGAGGACCTGGTGCGGATGGTTCACGAGCACACCCGCACGGACGTCGAGTACGTCTTCGGCGACACCATCACGGCTCTGCAGGAGGACGGGAGCGGAGTGCGGGTGGAGTTCGCGCACGCGGCGCCGCGCACCTTCGACCTCGTCGTCGGGGCCGACGGCCTGCACTCCACCGTACGGCGCCTGGCCTTCGGCCCCGAAGAGGACTACGCCCACCACCTGGGCAGCTACCTCTCGGTGTTCGGCGCGGACAACTTCCTCGGCCTGGAGGACTGGCAGATGTGGCTGCGGGACGGGGACATGGGCTTCGGCATCATGCCCGTGCGGGACAACACCGAACTGCGCATCGCCTTCGGCTTCGAGTCCGCCCCCCTCGCCCCGGAACTGCGCACCGTCGAGGCCCTGCGGCGGACGGTCGTCGACCGGCTGGAGACCGTACGGTGGGAAGGGGCCCGCCTGGCCGAGGCCGCCCGCAAGACGCCCGACTTCTACTGCGACGCCATGGCCCAGATCCGCATGGACCGGTGGTCGCGGGGCCGTATCGCCCTGCTCGGGGACGCCAGCTACTGCCCCTCCCCCCTCTCGGGGCAGGGCACCAGCCTGGCCCTGGTGGGCGCCCACGTGCTCGCCGACTCCCTCGCCCAGACGCCCGGCGACCACTTCGCCGCGTACGCCCGCTACGAGGAGCGGATGCGGCCCTTCGTCGACCTCAACCAGGCGCTGGCGACGGAGAACCCGGGCGGACCCGCGTCCGAGGAATCGGTGGAGCGCGCCAAGAACGCGATCTCCTTGGACGGTTGA
- a CDS encoding DUF418 domain-containing protein, with amino-acid sequence MAETLLAPAAQKTARLPLLDVLRGAAILGTLMTNVWIFTSPGSEWGVLQGGLKLPDPIADPSAAHLAESVFRFLADGKFLALLTVLFGVGLAIQFDSAARRGDPWPGRYPRRAAFLFVEGTVHFVLVFAWDVLMGYAVTALLVAWLLARSEKVRKVAMWTAGGLHLALVSLATLDALSRPPGAPKSPDPAAVELYAHGSYPDQIALRLEHFLALRIEPVFSFGLLVFLFLLGVRLHRAGAFTATDEGRRIRGRLATWGLGLGLPLNAATTLGGGDFYLLGRYGAAPLLALGYIGLIGTALDRRWIPAPVSRSLGSVGRTALSCYVAQNLLCMLLCYGIGLGLAERLGGTGPWWVMGLWAGVSLVLAAGSRLWLRRFDHGPLEAVQRTVLKSRR; translated from the coding sequence ATGGCCGAAACCCTGCTCGCCCCGGCGGCACAGAAGACCGCCCGGCTCCCGCTCCTGGACGTCCTGCGCGGCGCCGCGATCCTCGGCACGCTCATGACCAACGTCTGGATCTTCACCTCGCCCGGCTCGGAGTGGGGGGTGCTCCAGGGCGGTCTGAAGCTGCCCGACCCGATCGCCGACCCCTCCGCCGCCCACCTCGCCGAGAGCGTCTTCCGCTTCCTCGCGGACGGCAAGTTCCTGGCCCTGCTGACGGTCCTGTTCGGGGTGGGCCTGGCCATCCAGTTCGACTCCGCCGCCCGCCGCGGCGACCCCTGGCCCGGGCGCTACCCGCGCCGCGCCGCCTTCCTCTTCGTCGAGGGCACCGTCCACTTCGTGCTCGTCTTCGCCTGGGACGTGCTCATGGGGTACGCGGTGACCGCCCTGCTCGTCGCCTGGTTGCTGGCCCGCTCCGAGAAGGTGCGCAAGGTGGCCATGTGGACGGCCGGCGGGCTGCACCTGGCTCTGGTGTCCCTGGCGACCCTCGACGCACTGAGCCGGCCGCCCGGCGCCCCCAAGAGCCCGGACCCGGCCGCCGTCGAGCTGTACGCCCACGGAAGCTATCCGGACCAGATCGCCTTGCGCCTGGAACACTTCCTCGCGCTGCGCATCGAGCCGGTCTTCTCCTTCGGGCTGCTCGTGTTCCTCTTCCTCCTCGGCGTGCGGCTGCACCGCGCCGGCGCCTTCACCGCCACCGACGAAGGCCGCCGCATCCGCGGCCGGCTTGCCACCTGGGGCCTGGGCCTCGGGCTGCCGCTGAACGCCGCGACCACCCTCGGCGGCGGCGACTTCTACCTCCTGGGCCGCTACGGCGCCGCGCCCCTGCTCGCCCTCGGCTACATCGGCCTGATCGGCACCGCCCTCGACCGGCGGTGGATCCCGGCCCCGGTGAGCCGTTCCCTCGGCTCCGTCGGCCGCACCGCCCTGTCCTGCTACGTCGCCCAGAACCTGCTCTGCATGCTGCTCTGCTACGGCATCGGGCTGGGCCTCGCCGAACGGCTCGGCGGCACCGGCCCCTGGTGGGTGATGGGCCTGTGGGCCGGCGTGAGCCTGGTCCTGGCCGCCGGATCACGGCTGTGGCTGCGCCGCTTCGACCACGGCCCGCTGGAGGCCGTGCAGCGCACGGTCCTCAAGAGCCGCCGGTGA
- a CDS encoding GntR family transcriptional regulator, translating into MPAPATAVTAADRVYQHVKHGVLDRRYEGGTLLTEGELAAAVGVSRTPVREALLRLETEGLLKLYPKKGALVLQVSAQEITDVLETRLLVEEFTVRRAVPAPPGLLDRLAALLDEQRRHADAGDLAAMMAADRGFHAEIVRSAGNQILCRLYDQLRDRQLRMGVALLHAHPERLDRTLAEHAEILAALRAGDADTAAATVRGHIGRVEALVRGSGR; encoded by the coding sequence ATGCCCGCCCCCGCCACTGCCGTGACCGCCGCCGACCGCGTCTACCAGCACGTCAAGCACGGGGTGCTCGACCGCCGCTACGAAGGCGGCACCCTGCTGACCGAGGGCGAACTGGCCGCCGCCGTGGGGGTGTCCCGTACGCCCGTCCGCGAGGCGCTGCTGCGACTGGAGACCGAGGGGCTGCTGAAGCTGTACCCGAAGAAGGGCGCCCTGGTCCTCCAGGTCTCCGCGCAGGAGATCACCGACGTCCTCGAAACCAGGCTGCTGGTCGAGGAATTCACCGTACGCAGGGCCGTGCCGGCCCCACCGGGCCTGCTGGACCGGCTCGCCGCCCTGCTCGACGAACAGCGCCGGCACGCCGACGCGGGCGACCTCGCGGCGATGATGGCCGCCGACCGCGGCTTCCACGCCGAGATCGTGCGCAGCGCCGGGAACCAGATCCTGTGCCGGCTCTACGACCAACTCCGCGACCGGCAGCTGCGGATGGGCGTGGCCCTGCTGCACGCCCACCCCGAACGGCTGGACCGCACCCTCGCCGAGCACGCGGAGATCCTGGCCGCGCTGCGGGCCGGGGACGCGGACACGGCGGCCGCGACGGTCCGCGGGCACATCGGCCGGGTCGAGGCCCTGGTGCGGGGGTCGGGCCGGTGA
- a CDS encoding PPOX class F420-dependent oxidoreductase: MTVELNETVRGLLDAPHPAVLSTINPDGSPQSSVIWVTRDGGDLLVSTEQGRRKERNIVRDGRVGITVFDLANPFLYAEIRGTATVTEDVGRAVAVRIAEEYMGPGAGKEYAEAPAEDVRVVVRITPTKVLGNAAR, translated from the coding sequence ATGACTGTTGAGCTGAACGAGACCGTGCGGGGGCTGCTCGACGCGCCGCACCCCGCCGTCCTGTCGACCATCAACCCCGACGGAAGCCCGCAGAGTTCGGTGATCTGGGTGACCCGTGACGGCGGCGACCTGCTGGTCTCCACCGAGCAGGGCCGCCGCAAGGAGCGCAACATCGTCCGGGACGGGCGGGTCGGCATCACCGTCTTCGACCTGGCCAATCCCTTCCTCTACGCCGAGATCCGCGGCACGGCCACCGTCACCGAGGACGTCGGCCGGGCGGTGGCCGTGCGCATCGCCGAGGAGTACATGGGCCCGGGCGCCGGCAAGGAGTACGCCGAGGCCCCGGCCGAGGACGTCCGGGTGGTCGTCCGCATCACCCCGACCAAGGTCCTCGGCAACGCGGCCCGCTAG